The following coding sequences are from one Raphanus sativus cultivar WK10039 unplaced genomic scaffold, ASM80110v3 Scaffold3190, whole genome shotgun sequence window:
- the LOC130506391 gene encoding uncharacterized protein At4g04775-like, which produces MSAASSSTTDGRRRVRTPGIPTGCWCGVGVTELISKSNPNPYRRYYRCLFAASQRLENDNHVFKWVDEAFTDEIQQLDYQVRILEEEVQSLKATIRNEGDIREGPKKMPMIKISGGCVLLTIVLVLGIMMYKK; this is translated from the exons ATGTCCGCCGCTTCATCATCCACGACCGATGGTCGGAGACGGGTACGAACTCCGGGGATACCTACTGGGTGTTGGTGCGGGGTGGGCGTCACCGAGCTCATCTCCAAAAGCAATCCAAACCCATATCGCCGGTATTATCGGTGTCTCTTTGCGGCTTCACAGAGG cTCGAGAACGACAATCATGTCTTCAAATGGGTTGACGAAGCCTTCACCGATGAGATACAGCAGCTGGACTACCAAGTTCGAATACTCGAAGAAGAAGTTCAGAGTCTCAAAGCAACAATAAGGAACGAAGGAGATATCCGCGAAGGTCCCAAAAAGATGCCCATGATAAAGATATCAGGAGGTTGTGTTCTTCTTACCATCGTTTTAGTTCTAGGAATTATGATGTACAAAAAGTAA